In Paeniglutamicibacter kerguelensis, one genomic interval encodes:
- a CDS encoding 4a-hydroxytetrahydrobiopterin dehydratase, producing MPAKDVLSTEQIHANLLQLPLWRYGLGALRTALKCESSAAALSLFAAIGELAQDANHHPDVDWRYDTLFVTLTSHDAGGKVTARDAALARSISSQAAAFGAVVRPELLRTLEIAIDTDDAEGISGTWKTALGYKARKDGSLADPFGRGPTLWFQETETPNANRIHLDVMIPFVESASVLEALSADGVALDYEHAPMWVLVADAQGNRLCISTEAGRDLG from the coding sequence ATGCCCGCAAAAGATGTTCTGAGTACCGAACAGATCCATGCAAACCTGCTCCAATTGCCGTTGTGGCGATATGGGCTCGGGGCGCTGCGCACCGCCTTGAAATGCGAGTCCTCGGCAGCGGCGCTGTCGTTGTTTGCCGCGATCGGAGAGCTGGCCCAGGACGCTAACCACCACCCCGACGTTGACTGGAGATACGACACTCTCTTTGTCACGCTCACGTCGCACGATGCCGGCGGAAAAGTGACTGCCCGGGATGCCGCGCTGGCGCGGTCGATCTCCAGCCAAGCCGCGGCATTCGGTGCCGTTGTGCGCCCGGAACTCCTGCGTACCTTGGAGATCGCCATCGACACGGACGACGCGGAAGGAATTTCAGGGACCTGGAAAACCGCGTTGGGTTACAAGGCACGGAAGGACGGAAGCCTGGCGGATCCGTTCGGGCGCGGCCCGACGCTGTGGTTCCAAGAAACGGAGACACCGAACGCGAATCGAATCCACCTCGACGTCATGATCCCCTTTGTCGAAAGCGCATCCGTTCTGGAGGCCCTGAGCGCGGATGGCGTGGCGCTCGACTATGAGCATGCGCCGATGTGGGTGCTCGTTGCCGACGCCCAGGGAAACCGGCTTTGCATCTCCACGGAGGCAGGGCGGGACCTGGGATAA
- a CDS encoding DUF4193 family protein, with the protein MAQDYDEVRPDVAEASEKTLQQVQSMDAPTAKSVQSDLEEVDHSEGQELPGAIVLDELVVEVIPQAEDEFTCGSCFLVRHRSQIAAEKDGVKFCRECEG; encoded by the coding sequence ATGGCCCAGGACTATGACGAAGTACGACCAGACGTAGCCGAGGCGTCCGAAAAGACCCTGCAGCAGGTCCAGAGCATGGATGCGCCAACTGCCAAGAGTGTGCAGTCAGACCTTGAAGAGGTCGACCACTCCGAAGGGCAGGAACTGCCCGGTGCCATCGTTCTCGATGAGCTCGTTGTTGAGGTTATCCCGCAGGCCGAGGACGAATTCACCTGTGGTTCATGCTTCTTGGTACGCCACCGCAGCCAGATTGCTGCCGAAAAGGACGGCGTGAAATTCTGCCGCGAATGCGAAGGCTAA
- a CDS encoding MarR family winged helix-turn-helix transcriptional regulator, producing the protein MSENPLADPLALENQVCFALSLASRSVIAAYKPVLEPLGLTHPQYLVMLTLWEHEPLSIKELSGLLHLDPGTVSPLVKRIESLGYVQRSRSASDERTLEIVLTQKGRDAREVALEVPKEMMRRLDMDARELAGLHASMKKVIEAALRAPN; encoded by the coding sequence GTGAGCGAAAATCCTCTGGCAGATCCGCTGGCACTGGAGAACCAGGTCTGCTTTGCTCTGTCCCTGGCCTCACGCAGCGTCATTGCCGCTTACAAGCCGGTGCTCGAGCCGCTGGGCCTGACGCACCCGCAATATTTGGTGATGCTGACGCTCTGGGAACACGAACCGCTGTCCATCAAGGAATTGAGCGGCCTGCTCCACCTGGATCCGGGCACCGTCTCTCCGTTGGTCAAGCGCATCGAGTCGCTGGGATATGTGCAGCGAAGCAGAAGCGCATCGGATGAACGAACGCTCGAAATCGTCCTGACCCAAAAAGGCAGGGACGCCCGCGAGGTTGCGCTGGAAGTCCCCAAGGAAATGATGCGGCGCCTTGACATGGATGCCCGCGAACTCGCGGGGCTTCACGCGAGCATGAAGAAGGTCATTGAAGCGGCGCTGCGCGCTCCGAACTAA
- a CDS encoding cytidylyltransferase domain-containing protein — protein MSTNSEAKTLVIIPARGGSKGIPLKNMRRIGGQTLLARAIESAFATPSVIDVVVSTDHPDIKAEALAHGATVIDRPAEIAGDTASSESVLLHALGTLDVLPQITIFIQCTSPVIDPADLQAAITTVASGAADVSFSVVPDHGFHWACDETGAAHAIGHDVARRPRRQDREPRFRETGAFYVMDTAGFLEAGHRFFGSLALARVPEEHGIDIDTIADLELAQWRLARSAPALGLDVDALVTDFDGVHTADTAYLGQDGTESVRISRADGMGISLLKKAGIHLMILSTETNPVVTARATKLGIDVAQGVNDKARVLKRWMAERGLDPERVAYLGNDVNDLDPMNLVGWPLTVADAREEVHAAARHRLATPGGHGAVREAAELILAGRTAANLPTAPGQLTAVPAWAN, from the coding sequence GTGAGCACGAACAGTGAAGCGAAAACCTTGGTCATCATCCCCGCACGGGGCGGATCCAAGGGAATCCCGCTAAAAAACATGCGCAGGATCGGCGGCCAAACCTTGTTGGCCCGGGCCATTGAATCCGCGTTTGCTACGCCGTCAGTTATCGACGTCGTGGTCAGCACGGACCACCCGGATATCAAGGCCGAGGCCCTGGCCCACGGTGCAACAGTCATCGACCGCCCGGCAGAGATCGCCGGTGACACAGCAAGCAGCGAATCGGTGCTGTTACACGCCCTGGGCACTCTGGACGTACTCCCCCAAATCACCATCTTCATCCAATGCACCTCCCCGGTCATCGACCCCGCCGACTTGCAGGCAGCCATCACCACCGTCGCCAGCGGCGCCGCGGACGTGAGCTTCTCGGTGGTTCCCGACCACGGGTTCCATTGGGCCTGCGATGAAACCGGAGCGGCACACGCCATTGGCCACGACGTGGCACGGCGACCGCGCCGCCAGGACCGCGAACCGCGCTTCAGGGAAACCGGCGCCTTCTACGTCATGGACACCGCGGGCTTCCTCGAGGCCGGGCATCGTTTCTTCGGCTCGCTCGCCCTGGCACGGGTGCCGGAGGAACACGGAATCGACATCGACACCATCGCCGACCTGGAACTGGCGCAATGGCGCCTGGCGCGATCCGCCCCGGCCCTTGGCCTTGACGTGGATGCACTTGTCACCGACTTCGACGGCGTCCACACCGCGGACACCGCCTACCTGGGACAGGACGGCACGGAATCCGTGCGGATCTCCCGCGCAGACGGCATGGGCATCTCCCTGCTGAAAAAGGCGGGCATCCACCTCATGATCCTCTCCACCGAAACCAACCCGGTGGTCACGGCCCGAGCAACAAAGCTCGGCATCGACGTGGCCCAGGGCGTGAACGACAAAGCCCGGGTGCTGAAGCGCTGGATGGCCGAGCGCGGCCTGGATCCGGAGCGCGTCGCCTACCTGGGCAATGACGTCAACGACCTCGACCCCATGAACCTGGTCGGCTGGCCGCTGACCGTGGCCGACGCCCGGGAAGAAGTCCATGCCGCGGCCCGGCACCGGCTCGCCACTCCCGGCGGGCACGGGGCCGTGCGCGAAGCCGCGGAACTCATCCTCGCCGGCCGCACCGCAGCCAACCTACCCACGGCACCCGGTCAGCTGACCGCCGTGCCGGCCTGGGCCAACTGA
- a CDS encoding N-acetylneuraminate synthase family protein produces the protein MSITTFETEPVAIGNQLLGTGQSVYVISEIGINHNGDMQIAKQLIDVAATSGANAVKFQKRTPDISTPMDMRDKIRSTPWGDMTYLDYRYKVEFDAAQYKELIRYAASLGLHAFASPWDVPSVHFMEEQGAVTHKVASASVTDLELLRALAETGKPIILSTGMSTIEQIDAAVETLGTDKLVLMHATSTYPLPPEEANLRTINTLQERYQVPVGYSGHERGLQISLAAVALGAVTVERHITLDRTMWGSDQASSLEPKGFESLIRDIRILETAMGDGVKRVFPGELAPLSRLRRVDA, from the coding sequence ATGAGCATCACCACCTTCGAAACCGAACCCGTCGCCATCGGCAACCAGCTGCTGGGCACCGGCCAGTCCGTCTACGTGATCAGCGAGATCGGCATCAACCACAACGGCGACATGCAGATCGCCAAGCAGCTCATCGACGTGGCAGCCACCTCCGGCGCCAACGCCGTGAAGTTCCAGAAGCGCACCCCGGACATCTCCACCCCGATGGACATGCGCGACAAGATCCGCTCCACCCCGTGGGGCGACATGACCTACCTCGACTACCGCTACAAGGTCGAGTTCGACGCCGCCCAGTACAAGGAACTGATCCGCTACGCCGCCTCGCTGGGCCTGCACGCCTTCGCTTCCCCGTGGGACGTGCCCTCGGTGCACTTCATGGAGGAGCAGGGCGCGGTGACCCACAAGGTCGCCTCCGCCTCGGTCACCGACCTGGAGCTGCTGCGCGCCCTGGCCGAGACCGGCAAGCCGATCATCCTCTCCACCGGCATGTCCACGATCGAACAGATCGACGCGGCCGTGGAAACCCTGGGCACCGACAAGCTGGTGCTGATGCACGCCACCTCCACCTACCCGCTGCCCCCGGAAGAGGCGAACCTGCGCACCATCAACACCCTGCAGGAGCGCTACCAGGTGCCGGTGGGCTACTCGGGCCACGAGCGCGGCTTGCAGATCTCGCTGGCTGCCGTCGCCCTGGGCGCCGTCACCGTCGAACGCCACATCACCCTGGACCGCACCATGTGGGGCTCGGACCAGGCCTCCTCGCTGGAGCCCAAGGGCTTCGAGTCGCTGATCCGCGACATCCGCATCCTGGAAACCGCCATGGGCGACGGCGTCAAGCGCGTCTTCCCGGGCGAGCTGGCCCCGCTGTCCCGCCTGCGCCGCGTGGACGCCTAG
- a CDS encoding glycosyltransferase family 2 protein, which translates to MSPTAQRISVIIPAKDQAPFIRDALASLERQVDDLRRLEVLVVDDGSSDGTGDLAARFHDRLPGLKIIRNETPRGLATARNQGLDASTGLHLAFLDGDDWLAPGHLASCSAGLEKLDVDFVRTDHVRVTGGNRTLHRAPQARRNVALDPRGSILPATESTMVDYPYAWAGMFHRRVAERGLLRFPDGLHTAEDRAWIWRLHLHCDSYAVTNAPGVMYRRGIASSLTQIFDARQLDFVPAYLLAFDVLRDDAQAERFWPKMIRQFLAISAHHLSRRGSMSHETGAELQRLIRNGLAVLPAAELAKAFRAMDKRRAAALRPLLPTAHTPETTSMRSSA; encoded by the coding sequence ATGTCGCCCACAGCGCAACGCATCAGCGTCATCATCCCGGCCAAAGACCAGGCACCGTTCATCCGCGATGCCCTTGCCAGCCTGGAGCGTCAGGTCGACGACCTTCGCCGGCTCGAGGTGCTGGTGGTCGACGACGGGTCAAGCGACGGAACCGGCGATCTTGCCGCACGCTTCCACGACCGGCTTCCGGGGCTGAAAATCATCCGCAACGAAACGCCGCGCGGGCTGGCCACCGCCCGCAACCAGGGGCTCGACGCTTCCACCGGCCTACACCTCGCCTTCCTGGACGGCGACGACTGGCTGGCCCCCGGACACCTGGCCTCCTGCAGCGCCGGCCTGGAAAAGCTCGACGTCGACTTCGTGCGCACCGACCACGTTCGTGTCACCGGCGGCAACCGCACGCTGCACAGGGCGCCGCAGGCCCGGCGCAACGTCGCCTTGGACCCGCGCGGCTCCATTCTTCCGGCCACCGAGTCGACGATGGTCGACTACCCCTACGCGTGGGCCGGAATGTTCCACCGCAGGGTGGCCGAGCGCGGCCTGCTGCGCTTTCCCGACGGCCTGCACACGGCCGAGGACCGCGCCTGGATCTGGCGCCTGCACCTGCACTGCGACTCCTATGCCGTCACCAACGCCCCGGGGGTCATGTACCGCCGCGGCATTGCCTCCTCGCTGACGCAGATCTTCGACGCCCGCCAACTCGATTTTGTCCCGGCCTACCTGCTCGCCTTCGACGTATTGCGCGACGACGCGCAGGCGGAACGCTTTTGGCCCAAGATGATCCGACAGTTCCTGGCCATCAGCGCGCACCACCTGTCCCGGCGGGGCAGCATGTCCCACGAGACCGGGGCGGAGCTCCAGCGGCTCATCCGCAACGGCTTGGCCGTGCTGCCGGCAGCGGAACTCGCCAAGGCGTTCAGGGCAATGGACAAGCGGCGCGCCGCGGCGCTGCGTCCCCTGCTGCCGACCGCACACACCCCGGAAACCACGTCGATGCGGAGCTCCGCATGA
- a CDS encoding polysialyltransferase family glycosyltransferase encodes MIQLVAASTAYQVASLVAMIDSGTLPAPDGRRILVLADGSQLPELTTPITESAGFAELATRFDAVVDLGALVWPRRPHQFGPRAEELGMWETLLRSHWSLGTEPLQLVVESIQVNPAIALCRIFHDATVFIHSDGLMSYGPSRNRVEPAITQRLEGIVYPDLVPGLVPLLLSEAEPRLLPMDPTHLASVFEDLAGGLDGGEIDALVRGSSRCVLVLGQYLNNLGLIDEDGERVLHEQMLAEAKSLDADLVVFKPHPAASPTAALRLGRAAGELGLQFEVCESALSAELVALKIRPVAIVSAFSTALVTCSRLFGFPARAVGTSALLQQLAPFENSNRIPLTLVDAMFVRGTTSPAALQGLVDAVSYGMQPDRLPHLRDASAAYLRTHPVERGRYFKQRRLHRLNLPNTLPARPSGKRLREGFRRAAKRSVQRPATFLRRQLDRAGLQWPTEP; translated from the coding sequence ATGATCCAGTTGGTCGCTGCATCCACCGCCTACCAGGTGGCTTCCCTGGTGGCCATGATCGACTCGGGAACCCTGCCCGCGCCCGACGGGCGGCGCATCCTGGTGCTGGCCGACGGCTCGCAATTGCCGGAGCTGACCACGCCCATCACCGAATCCGCGGGGTTTGCCGAGCTGGCCACCCGGTTCGATGCCGTGGTGGACCTGGGGGCCCTGGTGTGGCCGCGCCGTCCGCACCAGTTCGGCCCGCGCGCCGAGGAACTGGGCATGTGGGAAACGCTGCTGCGCTCGCATTGGTCCCTCGGCACCGAACCGCTGCAGCTGGTGGTGGAGTCCATCCAGGTCAACCCGGCCATTGCCCTCTGCCGCATTTTCCACGACGCCACGGTGTTCATCCACTCCGACGGGCTGATGTCCTACGGCCCCTCCCGCAACCGCGTCGAACCGGCCATCACCCAACGCCTTGAGGGCATCGTGTACCCGGACCTTGTCCCGGGGCTCGTCCCGTTGCTGTTGAGCGAGGCCGAACCCCGGTTGCTGCCCATGGACCCCACGCACCTGGCCTCCGTGTTCGAGGACCTGGCCGGGGGCCTCGACGGCGGCGAAATCGACGCCCTGGTCCGGGGCTCCTCCCGCTGCGTGCTGGTGCTGGGGCAGTATCTGAACAACCTGGGCCTGATCGACGAGGACGGTGAACGCGTCCTGCACGAGCAGATGCTGGCCGAGGCCAAGTCGCTGGATGCAGACCTGGTGGTCTTCAAGCCCCACCCCGCGGCATCTCCCACCGCCGCCCTGCGGCTGGGCCGTGCCGCCGGGGAGCTCGGGTTGCAGTTCGAGGTCTGCGAATCCGCGCTGAGCGCCGAGCTGGTGGCCCTGAAGATCCGGCCGGTTGCCATCGTCAGCGCGTTTTCCACGGCCTTGGTGACCTGCTCCAGGCTCTTTGGCTTCCCCGCCCGTGCGGTGGGCACCTCAGCGCTGCTCCAGCAGCTGGCCCCGTTCGAGAACAGCAACCGGATCCCGTTGACCCTGGTGGACGCCATGTTTGTGCGGGGAACCACGTCGCCCGCGGCGCTCCAGGGGCTGGTGGACGCCGTGTCATACGGGATGCAGCCCGATCGGCTTCCGCACCTGCGCGACGCCAGCGCGGCCTACCTGCGGACGCACCCCGTTGAACGCGGCAGGTACTTCAAGCAGCGCCGGCTGCACCGGCTCAACCTTCCCAACACCCTGCCGGCCCGCCCTTCCGGCAAGCGCCTGCGCGAGGGCTTCAGGCGGGCGGCCAAGCGCAGCGTGCAACGCCCGGCAACGTTCCTGCGCCGGCAGCTGGACCGTGCGGGACTCCAATGGCCGACGGAACCGTGA
- a CDS encoding DUF6716 putative glycosyltransferase, with protein MNTPDFRPSIVAVADSDSYLKLACTTLAALGPGWDRRVVLVRTPLCPTEEQIDAATLGTGFAGEDIEVLALPSLGFESLTEDIVFAAATGPVVSELFATLLRSRGNQPRSAALVSALPGVAYPATANGWRYRRSSDAFIVHSHAESREFEQLAERESEHTPAILVSKLPFLRTAGFPQPQAQAVTSVVFAAQAKVPVQREEREAILLALDQVVRLNPQVRVVVKLRARAGEPQTHAEAFPFDSLWNDLAARGAVGASHVDFVAGSMDAVLVPGAALLTVSSTAALEAIDRGLPVLVITDFGINEQMINTVFRGSGLLGTLEDAQALQFSSPNRAWLRENYFHRRGPEFASTLGHYAHRARSGQLATSASQLAMASHVGLRRKIRTRLPLPLLAVLLKVRRRWVRLRSSRA; from the coding sequence ATGAACACACCTGATTTCCGGCCCAGCATCGTCGCCGTGGCCGACTCCGATTCCTACCTGAAATTGGCATGCACCACGCTGGCCGCACTCGGCCCGGGCTGGGACCGCCGGGTGGTGCTGGTCAGGACCCCGCTGTGCCCCACCGAGGAACAAATCGACGCGGCCACGCTGGGCACCGGTTTCGCGGGCGAGGACATCGAGGTGCTGGCGCTCCCGTCGCTCGGTTTCGAGTCCCTGACGGAGGACATTGTCTTTGCCGCGGCCACCGGTCCGGTGGTCAGCGAGCTTTTTGCCACGCTGCTGCGGTCCAGGGGCAACCAGCCGCGGTCCGCCGCCCTCGTCTCGGCGCTCCCGGGTGTTGCCTATCCGGCGACCGCCAACGGTTGGCGGTACCGACGCTCCTCCGACGCCTTCATCGTGCACTCCCACGCCGAGTCGCGGGAATTCGAGCAATTGGCGGAGCGGGAATCCGAGCACACCCCCGCCATCCTGGTCTCCAAGCTGCCGTTCCTGCGCACCGCCGGGTTCCCGCAACCGCAGGCCCAGGCCGTCACCTCGGTGGTGTTCGCGGCCCAGGCCAAGGTCCCCGTGCAGCGCGAGGAGCGCGAGGCGATCCTGCTGGCCCTGGACCAGGTCGTGCGGCTGAATCCGCAGGTGCGCGTCGTGGTCAAGCTGCGCGCCCGGGCCGGGGAACCGCAAACCCACGCGGAGGCATTCCCCTTCGACTCGCTGTGGAACGACCTGGCTGCGCGCGGTGCGGTGGGTGCCAGCCATGTGGATTTCGTGGCCGGTTCGATGGATGCGGTGCTGGTTCCGGGTGCCGCACTGTTGACGGTCTCCTCGACCGCGGCCCTCGAGGCCATCGATCGGGGCCTGCCGGTCCTGGTGATCACCGACTTTGGCATCAACGAGCAGATGATCAACACCGTTTTCCGCGGGTCTGGGCTGCTGGGCACCCTCGAGGATGCCCAGGCCCTGCAGTTTTCCTCCCCCAACCGGGCGTGGCTGCGCGAGAACTATTTCCACCGCCGCGGCCCCGAGTTCGCCTCCACCCTCGGACATTACGCGCACCGTGCGCGCAGCGGCCAGCTGGCCACCTCCGCGTCGCAGTTGGCGATGGCATCGCACGTGGGGCTGCGCCGGAAGATCCGCACCAGACTGCCGCTTCCGCTGCTTGCCGTGCTGTTGAAGGTCCGCCGCCGGTGGGTTCGCCTCAGAAGCTCCCGGGCCTAG
- a CDS encoding inositol-3-phosphate synthase codes for MSENPIRVAIVGVGNCATSLVQGVEYYRDADPQATVPGLMHVQFGKYHVNDVQFVAAFDVDEKKVGLDLADAILASENNTIKIADVPATGVTVQRGHTLDGLGKYYRETITESSAEPVDMIAALKAAQVDVLVCYLPVGSDAAAKFYAQVCIDAGVAFVNALPVFIAGTKEWADKFTDAGVPIVGDDIKSQIGATITHRVMAKLFEDRGVTLDRTYQLNVGGNMDFKNMLERDRLESKKISKTQAVTSNTTAVLSDDDVHIGPSDYVAWLDDRKWAFVRLEGRNFGDAPVSLEYKLEVWDSPNSAGVIIDAVRAAKIALDRGVGGPILSASSYFMKSPPEQYNDDIAKEKVEAFIRGDVER; via the coding sequence GTGTCGGAAAATCCGATTCGGGTTGCAATCGTTGGCGTGGGCAACTGCGCCACGTCGTTGGTTCAGGGTGTCGAGTACTACCGTGATGCTGACCCCCAGGCCACTGTTCCGGGTCTGATGCACGTGCAGTTCGGCAAGTACCACGTCAACGACGTGCAGTTCGTTGCAGCATTCGACGTCGACGAGAAGAAGGTCGGCCTGGACCTGGCCGACGCCATCCTCGCCTCGGAGAACAACACCATCAAGATCGCCGACGTCCCGGCGACAGGCGTGACCGTCCAGCGCGGCCACACCCTCGACGGCCTGGGCAAGTACTACCGCGAGACCATCACCGAGTCCTCCGCGGAACCGGTCGACATGATTGCGGCCTTGAAGGCCGCACAGGTCGACGTCCTGGTTTGCTACCTGCCGGTTGGTTCGGATGCTGCAGCCAAGTTCTACGCACAGGTCTGCATCGACGCCGGTGTGGCCTTCGTCAACGCCCTGCCGGTCTTCATCGCGGGCACCAAGGAATGGGCCGACAAGTTCACCGATGCCGGTGTCCCGATCGTCGGCGACGACATCAAGTCCCAGATCGGCGCCACCATCACCCACCGTGTGATGGCCAAGCTCTTCGAAGACCGCGGCGTGACGCTGGACCGCACCTACCAGCTCAACGTCGGCGGCAACATGGACTTCAAGAACATGCTTGAGCGCGACCGCCTGGAATCCAAGAAGATTTCCAAGACCCAGGCCGTCACCTCCAACACCACCGCGGTGCTGTCCGACGACGACGTGCACATCGGCCCGAGCGACTACGTTGCCTGGCTCGATGACCGCAAGTGGGCCTTCGTGCGCCTCGAGGGCCGCAACTTCGGCGACGCCCCGGTGTCCCTGGAATACAAGCTGGAGGTCTGGGATTCCCCGAACTCCGCCGGCGTGATCATCGACGCCGTGCGCGCCGCCAAGATCGCCCTGGACCGCGGCGTGGGCGGACCGATCCTCTCGGCCTCCTCCTACTTCATGAAGTCCCCGCCGGAGCAGTACAACGACGACATTGCCAAGGAAAAGGTCGAGGCCTTTATCCGCGGCGACGTCGAGCGCTAA
- a CDS encoding formate--tetrahydrofolate ligase yields the protein MTTTSAADMSDLAIASRAVLEPIAVVARRAGIPEEALEPYGRYKAKVDTDLLPSTGTKLGKVVLVSAMSPTPAGEGKSTVTVGLGDALAATGTKTMIALREPSLGPIFGMKGGATGGGYSQVLPMDEINMHFTGDFHAITSANNLLMALVDNHLHQGNALGIDPRRITFRRVIDMNDRALRNIVIGLGGPTEGVPRETGFDITVASEVMAVFCLATGLADLRARLAKMTIGYTYDKTPVTVGDLGAEGAMTMLLKEAVKPNLVQSMAGTPALIHGGPFANIAHGCNSVIATNTARSLADVVVTEAGFGADLGAEKFMDIKARFSGAHPDAVVLVATVRALKMHGGVAKDALKTENVQAVRDGLANLSRHARNIRKFGIQPVVAINKFTLDTDAELSVVTSWAAANGIECAVADVWGQGPAGGADLAQAVLRAIEAPGDFAPLYDLDLGIEGKILTVVREIYGGADVEYSAAAKRMLKQIHENGWDNLPVCMAKTQYSFSDDPTLLGAPEGFTLQVRDLIPKTGAGFIVAVTGAIMTMPGLPKAPAAMRMDVDEHGQAVGLF from the coding sequence ATGACAACGACGTCCGCAGCCGACATGAGTGATCTGGCCATCGCTTCGCGAGCCGTACTCGAACCAATTGCCGTCGTTGCCCGACGCGCAGGTATTCCCGAGGAAGCGCTCGAGCCATACGGGCGGTACAAGGCCAAGGTAGACACGGACTTGCTGCCTTCCACGGGTACGAAACTTGGAAAAGTCGTCCTGGTGAGCGCAATGTCGCCGACGCCGGCCGGTGAAGGGAAATCCACTGTCACGGTGGGCCTGGGCGATGCCCTCGCCGCCACCGGAACCAAAACGATGATTGCGCTGCGCGAGCCGTCGCTTGGCCCGATCTTCGGCATGAAGGGCGGGGCAACGGGCGGCGGATACTCGCAGGTCCTGCCCATGGACGAAATCAACATGCACTTCACCGGCGATTTCCACGCGATCACCAGCGCCAACAATCTGCTGATGGCGTTGGTCGACAACCACTTGCACCAGGGTAACGCCTTGGGGATCGACCCGCGCCGAATCACCTTCAGGCGCGTCATCGACATGAACGACCGCGCGCTGCGCAACATCGTCATCGGGCTGGGCGGCCCGACCGAGGGCGTCCCGCGTGAGACCGGATTCGACATCACGGTCGCGTCCGAAGTCATGGCGGTCTTTTGCCTTGCAACGGGGCTCGCGGACCTGCGGGCCCGATTGGCCAAGATGACCATCGGGTACACCTATGACAAGACCCCCGTCACCGTCGGCGACCTGGGGGCAGAGGGCGCCATGACGATGCTGCTGAAGGAAGCGGTGAAGCCCAACCTGGTGCAATCCATGGCCGGCACCCCGGCGCTCATCCACGGCGGTCCGTTCGCGAACATCGCCCACGGATGCAACTCCGTCATCGCCACCAACACCGCGCGCTCGCTGGCGGATGTGGTGGTCACCGAGGCGGGATTCGGTGCGGACCTCGGCGCCGAAAAGTTCATGGACATCAAGGCCCGTTTCTCCGGCGCCCACCCAGACGCCGTGGTGCTGGTTGCCACCGTCCGCGCCTTGAAGATGCATGGCGGAGTGGCCAAGGACGCGCTGAAGACGGAGAACGTGCAGGCCGTCCGCGACGGGTTGGCCAACCTGTCGCGCCATGCGCGGAACATCAGGAAGTTCGGGATCCAGCCCGTCGTCGCGATCAACAAGTTCACCCTGGACACTGACGCGGAACTTTCCGTCGTCACCTCCTGGGCCGCGGCCAACGGCATCGAATGCGCCGTGGCGGACGTCTGGGGGCAGGGTCCGGCCGGCGGCGCCGACCTGGCGCAGGCGGTGCTGAGGGCCATCGAGGCCCCCGGCGACTTCGCCCCGCTCTACGACCTGGACCTGGGCATCGAGGGAAAGATCCTCACCGTGGTTCGCGAGATCTACGGCGGCGCGGACGTGGAGTACTCCGCGGCGGCCAAGCGCATGCTCAAGCAGATCCATGAGAACGGCTGGGACAACCTGCCGGTCTGCATGGCCAAGACCCAGTATTCCTTCTCCGACGACCCGACGTTGCTGGGGGCCCCGGAGGGCTTCACGCTGCAGGTCCGCGATCTCATCCCCAAGACCGGGGCGGGCTTCATCGTGGCGGTGACCGGCGCGATCATGACCATGCCGGGACTGCCCAAGGCACCCGCGGCGATGCGCATGGATGTCGACGAGCACGGGCAGGCCGTCGGGCTTTTCTAG